A single window of Streptomyces sp. NBC_00464 DNA harbors:
- a CDS encoding AbfB domain-containing protein, with product MSRLRVPGRRPWWRRAIATTGLLALVSSTLVGVGSAPAGAASWAPKPSPMTTPWTDRVPVDNPLPEYPRPQLTRPDWANLNGIWDFAVTGRDAGQPSSFPDRIRVPFVAESALSGIQRKITENDKLWYKRTFTVPSDWNGRRVVLNFGASDWQTTVWVNGTQVGAHKGGYDSFAYDITPQLNGGTNTVVVSVYDPTQTGGQAVGKQRINDVQPHTGGGIFYTAASGIWQTVWLEPVAAAHITRLDMTPNLGDSTLRVKVQGASASGRSTRVTVSSGGNVVGTATGTVGSEISVPVPNPHLWTPEDPFLYDVKAELLDGSAVTDSAAGYTGMRSIAVAKVDGVLRPVLNGKFVFQTGTLDQGYWPDGIYTAPTDDALKSDLQAHKDLGFNMVRKHIKVEPQRWFYWADKLGLLVWQDMPAMDTGKSPDAAARTQWEAEFHAVIDQHRSSPSLVMWVDQNEGWGQYDQGRIANEVKAYDPSRLVNNMSGVNCCGSVDGGNGDVVDHHVYVGPGNTAPTATRAAVLGEFGGLGYKVPGHEWFPGGGFSYEDQASVAALNDRFVGLLDSIRVGQLPAGLSASVYTEITDVENEANGLLTYDRQVVKVDTARVKAANQALVNASRNPAPPVTLPTGQYKSLRVTTPGYTDKYLRHQDALAFTEVVSGASSTLLKNDATWKIVTGLANSNCYSLESRNYPGEFLRHRDFRVRRDADDGSALFKADATWCAIAGTGGVRLSSANLPGSYLRHIDSEVWLATPGGGHAWDNPATFAEDTTWAVEAPWAP from the coding sequence ATGAGCCGTTTACGTGTGCCCGGCCGCAGGCCGTGGTGGAGACGGGCGATCGCCACGACCGGACTGCTGGCGCTGGTGTCCTCGACGCTGGTGGGAGTCGGCTCCGCGCCCGCCGGTGCCGCCTCCTGGGCACCCAAACCGTCCCCGATGACGACGCCGTGGACCGACCGGGTCCCCGTCGACAATCCGCTGCCGGAGTACCCGCGCCCGCAGCTGACCCGGCCCGACTGGGCCAACCTCAACGGCATCTGGGACTTCGCGGTGACCGGCCGGGACGCCGGGCAGCCGTCCTCGTTCCCTGATCGGATCCGCGTGCCGTTCGTCGCGGAGTCCGCGCTCTCCGGCATCCAGCGGAAGATCACCGAGAACGACAAGCTCTGGTACAAGCGCACCTTCACCGTGCCCTCCGACTGGAACGGCCGCCGGGTCGTACTCAACTTCGGCGCGTCCGACTGGCAGACCACGGTCTGGGTCAACGGCACCCAGGTCGGTGCGCACAAGGGCGGCTACGACTCGTTCGCGTACGACATCACCCCGCAGCTCAACGGGGGTACGAACACGGTCGTGGTCTCCGTGTACGACCCGACGCAGACGGGCGGCCAGGCCGTCGGCAAACAGCGCATCAATGACGTGCAGCCGCACACCGGCGGCGGCATCTTCTACACCGCGGCCTCCGGCATCTGGCAGACGGTGTGGCTGGAGCCGGTCGCGGCCGCCCACATCACCCGCCTCGACATGACACCGAACCTGGGCGACAGCACGCTGCGGGTGAAGGTGCAGGGCGCGTCCGCGTCCGGCCGCAGCACCCGGGTCACCGTCTCCAGCGGCGGGAACGTGGTCGGCACGGCCACCGGGACCGTCGGCTCCGAGATCTCCGTTCCGGTGCCGAACCCGCATCTATGGACTCCGGAGGACCCGTTCCTGTACGACGTGAAGGCGGAGCTGCTGGACGGCTCGGCCGTCACGGACTCGGCCGCCGGCTACACGGGCATGCGGTCGATCGCCGTGGCGAAGGTCGACGGCGTACTGCGACCCGTCCTCAACGGGAAGTTCGTCTTCCAGACCGGCACCCTGGACCAGGGCTACTGGCCGGACGGCATCTACACCGCGCCGACCGACGACGCCCTGAAGTCGGACCTCCAGGCCCACAAGGACCTCGGCTTCAACATGGTCCGCAAGCACATCAAGGTCGAGCCGCAGCGCTGGTTCTACTGGGCGGACAAGCTCGGACTGCTGGTCTGGCAGGACATGCCCGCCATGGACACCGGCAAGAGTCCCGACGCGGCGGCCCGCACCCAGTGGGAGGCCGAGTTCCACGCCGTCATCGACCAGCACCGCAGCTCGCCCTCGCTGGTGATGTGGGTCGACCAGAACGAGGGCTGGGGGCAGTACGACCAGGGCAGGATCGCCAATGAGGTGAAGGCGTACGACCCGTCCCGGCTGGTGAACAACATGAGCGGGGTCAACTGCTGCGGCTCGGTGGACGGCGGCAACGGGGACGTGGTCGACCACCACGTCTACGTCGGCCCCGGCAACACCGCGCCGACGGCGACCCGGGCGGCCGTCCTCGGCGAGTTCGGCGGCCTCGGCTACAAGGTCCCCGGGCACGAGTGGTTCCCCGGCGGCGGCTTCAGCTACGAGGACCAGGCGAGCGTCGCGGCACTCAACGACCGCTTCGTCGGGCTGCTCGACAGCATCCGTGTCGGCCAGCTGCCCGCAGGCCTGTCCGCCTCGGTGTATACGGAGATCACCGACGTCGAGAACGAGGCGAACGGGCTGCTCACCTACGACCGCCAGGTCGTCAAGGTGGACACCGCACGCGTGAAGGCCGCCAACCAGGCGCTCGTCAACGCCTCACGCAACCCCGCCCCGCCGGTGACCCTGCCCACCGGACAGTACAAGTCCCTGCGCGTCACCACCCCTGGCTACACCGACAAGTACCTGCGCCATCAGGACGCGCTCGCTTTCACCGAGGTCGTCAGCGGAGCGAGCAGCACGCTGCTGAAGAACGACGCCACCTGGAAGATCGTCACCGGGCTCGCCAACAGCAACTGCTACTCGCTGGAGTCCCGCAACTATCCCGGCGAGTTCCTCCGGCACCGCGACTTCCGGGTGCGACGGGACGCCGATGACGGCTCGGCGCTCTTCAAGGCCGACGCCACCTGGTGCGCCATCGCCGGTACGGGAGGGGTACGGCTGTCCAGCGCCAATCTGCCGGGCAGCTATCTGCGCCACATCGACTCGGAGGTGTGGCTGGCCACGCCGGGCGGTGGGCACGCCTGGGACAACCCGGCCACGTTCGCCGAGGACACCACCTGGGCGGTGGAGGCGCCCTGGGCACCGTGA
- the rph gene encoding rifamycin-inactivating phosphotransferase, which yields MTEQYVRDLEETDETQVALVGGKGAHLGGLSRIEGIRVPDGFCVTTDAFRRIMAQAPSIGDRLDQLSLVDPDDREAIRTLSAQIRRTIEGIAVPDGLAAAITRALARHGEQAAYAVRSSATAEDLPTASFAGQQDTYLNVVGPTAVLRHISRCWASLFTERAVTYRRRNGIDHRTVHMAVVVQQMVFPEASGILFTADPVTGNRTIATVDAGFGLGEALVSGLVNPDVFKVRNDEVVARTISAKERAVHALATGGTQEVTVDAQRQEQPALTDAQAVRLVRLGRRIEAHFGRPQDIEWCLADDEFRIVQSRPITTLFPVPEAGDQDNHVYVSVGHQQMMTDPMKPLGFSMWQQTAMVAMHEAGGRLFVDVTRRLASPASRAGLLDVMGKGDPLVRDALETVLDRDGFVPSLPDAAPGGPPAGSAPAPVETDPAIVTELIERSRQSIAALERDIRTKTGPALFDFLLAAFDEHKRVLSDPLSMQVIMAGMEATWWLNDKLEEWLGEKNAADTLTLSAPDNITSEMGLALLDVADVIRPNPEVVAFLRGVEHTGDETFLDELAKLAGGTGARDAIEAYLDRYGMRCVGEIDITRPRWSERPTTLVPVILDNVRNFEPGAAARRFEQGRQKAQKKEQDVLSRLRALPDGDRKADEAKRMIDRVRTFIGYREYPKYGIIGRYFVYKQALLAEAERLVRADVLAEKEDIFYLTFQELHDVVRSNQVDDQLIQQRKDEFRSYQALTPPRVLTSDGEAVTGAYRRDDVPDGALTGLAVSSGTVEGRARVILDMAEADLEAGDILVTAFTDPSWSPLFVGIAGLVTEVGGLMTHGAVIAREYGLPAVVGVERATRLIRDGQRIRVHGTDGYIEILP from the coding sequence ATGACTGAACAGTACGTCCGGGATCTGGAAGAGACGGACGAGACGCAGGTAGCGCTCGTTGGCGGCAAGGGCGCGCACCTGGGCGGGCTGTCGCGGATCGAAGGCATCCGCGTGCCGGACGGCTTCTGCGTGACGACGGACGCGTTCCGCCGGATCATGGCGCAAGCACCGTCGATCGGCGACCGGCTGGATCAGCTGTCGCTCGTGGACCCGGACGACCGGGAGGCGATCCGCACCCTCAGCGCACAGATCCGTCGGACCATCGAAGGGATCGCCGTCCCGGACGGTCTCGCGGCGGCGATCACCCGTGCGCTCGCCCGGCACGGCGAGCAGGCCGCATACGCCGTCCGGTCCAGCGCGACGGCGGAGGACCTGCCGACGGCCTCGTTCGCCGGCCAGCAGGACACGTATCTGAACGTCGTCGGGCCGACGGCCGTGCTGCGGCACATCAGCCGGTGCTGGGCATCGCTGTTCACCGAGCGCGCCGTGACCTACCGCCGGCGGAACGGCATCGACCACCGTACGGTCCACATGGCCGTGGTCGTGCAGCAGATGGTCTTCCCGGAGGCCTCCGGCATCCTGTTCACGGCCGACCCCGTCACGGGCAACCGGACGATCGCCACCGTGGACGCCGGCTTCGGCCTCGGCGAGGCCCTGGTCTCGGGCCTGGTGAACCCGGACGTCTTCAAGGTGCGAAACGACGAAGTCGTCGCCAGGACGATCTCCGCCAAAGAGCGTGCCGTTCACGCCCTGGCGACCGGTGGTACGCAGGAGGTGACGGTCGACGCGCAGCGGCAGGAGCAGCCGGCACTGACGGATGCGCAGGCCGTGCGGCTCGTGCGGCTCGGGCGGCGGATCGAAGCACACTTCGGCCGCCCGCAGGACATCGAATGGTGCCTGGCCGACGACGAGTTCCGGATCGTGCAGAGCCGGCCGATCACGACACTGTTTCCCGTGCCGGAGGCCGGCGACCAGGACAATCATGTCTACGTCTCCGTCGGCCATCAGCAGATGATGACCGACCCCATGAAGCCCCTGGGATTCTCCATGTGGCAGCAGACGGCCATGGTGGCGATGCACGAGGCAGGCGGGAGGCTGTTCGTCGACGTCACCCGGCGCCTGGCCTCGCCCGCGAGCCGCGCCGGCCTTCTGGACGTCATGGGGAAAGGCGATCCGCTGGTCAGGGACGCTCTGGAGACCGTCCTGGACCGCGATGGCTTCGTCCCGTCGCTCCCGGACGCGGCTCCCGGAGGGCCGCCGGCCGGAAGCGCGCCCGCCCCGGTCGAAACCGATCCGGCCATCGTCACCGAGCTGATCGAGCGGAGCCGGCAGTCCATCGCGGCTCTGGAGCGCGACATCCGGACGAAGACCGGTCCGGCACTGTTCGACTTTCTGCTGGCGGCCTTCGACGAGCACAAGCGCGTCCTCAGCGACCCACTGAGCATGCAAGTCATCATGGCGGGGATGGAGGCCACCTGGTGGCTCAACGACAAGCTGGAGGAGTGGCTGGGCGAGAAGAACGCGGCTGACACGCTCACGCTGTCCGCACCCGACAACATCACGTCGGAGATGGGGCTGGCGCTGCTCGATGTCGCGGACGTGATCCGCCCTAATCCGGAGGTGGTGGCGTTCCTTCGCGGCGTCGAGCACACCGGGGACGAAACCTTCCTGGACGAGCTGGCGAAGCTCGCGGGCGGGACCGGAGCGCGCGATGCCATCGAGGCCTATCTCGACCGGTACGGCATGCGCTGCGTCGGCGAGATCGACATCACGAGGCCGCGGTGGAGCGAACGCCCCACCACGCTCGTGCCCGTGATCCTCGACAACGTCAGGAACTTCGAGCCGGGAGCCGCCGCGCGGCGCTTCGAGCAGGGGCGGCAGAAGGCGCAGAAGAAGGAACAGGACGTGCTGTCCCGCCTGCGTGCCCTGCCGGACGGGGACCGGAAGGCGGACGAGGCCAAGCGCATGATCGACCGGGTCCGCACCTTCATCGGGTACCGGGAGTACCCGAAGTACGGCATCATCGGCCGCTACTTCGTCTACAAGCAGGCTCTGCTGGCGGAGGCGGAGCGCCTCGTGCGGGCCGATGTGCTTGCCGAGAAGGAGGACATCTTCTACCTCACGTTCCAGGAGCTCCACGACGTGGTGCGCTCGAACCAGGTGGACGATCAGCTGATCCAGCAGCGCAAGGACGAGTTCCGGTCGTACCAAGCGCTCACACCGCCCCGGGTGCTCACCTCGGACGGCGAGGCCGTCACCGGGGCCTACCGCCGCGACGACGTGCCGGACGGCGCCCTGACCGGCCTGGCGGTTTCCTCCGGGACCGTCGAGGGAAGGGCCCGCGTCATTCTTGACATGGCGGAGGCAGATCTCGAAGCGGGCGACATCCTGGTCACGGCCTTCACGGACCCCAGCTGGTCGCCGCTGTTCGTCGGTATCGCGGGTCTGGTGACGGAGGTCGGCGGCCTGATGACCCATGGTGCGGTGATCGCCCGGGAGTACGGCTTGCCGGCCGTCGTGGGCGTGGAGCGGGCGACCCGGCTGATCCGGGACGGGCAGCGGATCCGCGTGCACGGAACCGACGGGTACATCGAGATCCTGCCTTGA
- a CDS encoding RICIN domain-containing protein produces MPLNRRQLMAGALATVAATTAASGRWATTATAAEHRAKPAHGGHYSPNAAPLHPTAFLKLPPGQVTARGWLAGQLKLQLDGLCGRYEEFSHFLDFTATGWVRPELGGWEEVPYWLRGYTDLAIVTGDAKALAAVRRWFDAILTTQQSDGFFGPKALRTSLNGGPDFWPFLPLIQALRSWQEHSGDTRVIPFLSRFFRYMNAQGPGAFNTSWIALRWGDGLDSVFWLFNRTGDTFLLDLADKIHANGADWGDNLVNLHNVNIAQGFREPAQYALRSGSADDTRNTYGTYGKAMDQYGQFPGGGFAGDENARPGHGDPRQGFETCGIVEFMASHQLLTRITGDPLWADRCEELAFNSLPASLDPSGKAVHYITSANSVDLDNAPKKDRQFQNGFAMQAFLPGVDQYRCCPHNYGMGWPYFVEELWLATPDGGLAAAMYASCEVTAKVADGTEVTFTEETDYPFTDTVTLTLKAPKRLSFPLVLRVPAWCDSPEIKVNGRPVDAPAGPAFTRVDRTWADGDKVTLCFPQKTTVRTWEQNHGAVSVDRGPLTYSLRIGETYERIGGTEQFPEYAVHATSPWNYGLVLDDRKPAASLRHHTVRHAKDANPFTLDGTPLTMTAKARRIPEWTADGEHVVAPLQDGPAGSTEPVEEITLVPMGAARLRITSFPTAGPGAAPWLSDRWYRIRNHHSGKILGVDNMSTANSAHVVQFGDTGTDDHDWQLVPEGDGWYRIRNRHSGKVLGVDNMSTADSAHVVQFDDNGTDDHLWQLVPDGDGWYRVRNRHSGKVLGVDNMSTQDSAHVVQFDDNGTDDHLWQLV; encoded by the coding sequence ATGCCCCTGAACCGCAGACAACTCATGGCCGGCGCGCTGGCCACCGTCGCCGCGACCACGGCCGCATCGGGCCGCTGGGCCACCACGGCGACCGCGGCCGAGCACCGCGCGAAGCCCGCCCACGGCGGCCACTACTCCCCCAACGCCGCGCCCCTGCACCCGACGGCGTTCCTGAAGCTGCCGCCCGGACAGGTCACCGCGCGCGGCTGGCTGGCCGGACAACTGAAGCTCCAGCTGGACGGGTTGTGCGGCCGTTACGAGGAGTTCTCGCACTTCCTGGACTTCACGGCCACCGGCTGGGTCCGCCCCGAGCTGGGCGGCTGGGAGGAGGTCCCGTACTGGCTGCGCGGATACACCGACCTCGCGATCGTCACGGGCGACGCGAAGGCACTCGCCGCGGTGCGCCGCTGGTTCGACGCGATTCTCACCACCCAGCAGTCCGACGGCTTCTTCGGCCCCAAGGCGCTGCGTACGTCCCTGAACGGCGGCCCGGACTTCTGGCCCTTCCTGCCGCTGATCCAGGCCCTGCGCTCCTGGCAGGAGCACTCCGGTGACACCCGGGTCATCCCCTTCCTCAGCCGGTTCTTCCGCTACATGAACGCCCAGGGGCCCGGCGCCTTCAACACCAGCTGGATCGCATTGCGCTGGGGCGACGGCCTGGACAGCGTCTTCTGGCTCTTCAACCGCACCGGCGACACCTTCCTCCTGGACCTCGCCGACAAGATCCACGCGAACGGCGCCGACTGGGGCGACAACCTGGTCAACCTGCACAACGTGAACATCGCGCAGGGCTTCCGCGAGCCCGCCCAGTACGCGCTGCGCAGCGGTTCGGCCGACGACACCCGGAACACGTACGGAACGTACGGCAAGGCGATGGACCAGTACGGTCAGTTCCCCGGCGGCGGATTCGCCGGGGACGAGAACGCGCGCCCCGGGCACGGCGACCCCCGGCAGGGCTTCGAGACCTGCGGAATCGTCGAGTTCATGGCCAGCCACCAGCTGCTCACCCGGATCACCGGCGACCCGCTGTGGGCCGACCGCTGCGAGGAGCTGGCGTTCAACTCGCTGCCCGCCTCGCTCGACCCGTCCGGCAAGGCGGTCCACTACATCACCAGCGCCAACAGCGTCGACCTGGACAACGCCCCCAAGAAGGACCGGCAGTTCCAGAACGGCTTCGCCATGCAGGCGTTCCTGCCCGGCGTCGACCAGTACCGCTGCTGCCCGCACAACTACGGCATGGGCTGGCCCTACTTCGTCGAGGAGCTGTGGCTCGCCACACCGGACGGAGGTCTCGCCGCCGCGATGTACGCGAGCTGCGAGGTCACCGCGAAGGTCGCGGACGGCACCGAGGTCACCTTCACGGAGGAGACCGATTACCCCTTCACGGACACGGTCACGCTGACCCTGAAGGCACCGAAGCGCCTGTCGTTCCCGTTGGTGCTGCGCGTTCCCGCCTGGTGCGACAGCCCGGAGATCAAGGTCAACGGACGTCCGGTCGACGCCCCCGCAGGTCCGGCCTTCACCCGTGTCGACCGCACCTGGGCGGACGGCGACAAGGTGACCCTCTGCTTCCCGCAGAAGACCACGGTCCGCACCTGGGAGCAGAACCACGGAGCCGTGAGCGTGGACCGCGGCCCGCTCACGTACTCCTTGCGCATCGGTGAGACGTACGAGCGCATCGGCGGTACCGAGCAGTTCCCGGAGTACGCGGTGCACGCCACGAGTCCGTGGAACTACGGCCTCGTACTCGACGACCGGAAGCCGGCCGCCTCTCTGCGCCACCACACGGTGCGCCATGCCAAGGACGCCAACCCGTTCACGCTCGACGGCACCCCGCTGACCATGACGGCGAAGGCCCGGCGGATCCCGGAATGGACGGCGGACGGCGAGCACGTCGTCGCCCCGCTCCAGGACGGCCCGGCCGGCAGCACGGAGCCGGTGGAGGAGATCACGCTCGTTCCGATGGGGGCGGCGCGGCTGCGCATCACCTCGTTCCCCACGGCCGGTCCGGGCGCGGCACCCTGGCTCTCCGACCGCTGGTACCGGATCCGCAACCACCACTCCGGCAAGATCCTCGGCGTCGACAACATGTCCACGGCCAACAGCGCGCACGTCGTCCAGTTCGGTGACACCGGCACCGACGACCACGACTGGCAGCTCGTCCCGGAGGGCGACGGCTGGTACCGGATCCGCAACCGTCACTCGGGCAAGGTCCTCGGCGTCGACAACATGTCCACCGCCGACAGCGCCCACGTCGTCCAGTTCGACGACAACGGCACCGACGACCACCTCTGGCAGCTGGTCCCCGACGGCGACGGCTGGTACCGCGTCCGCAACCGCCACTCCGGCAAGGTCCTCGGCGTCGACAACATGTCCACCCAGGACAGCGCCCACGTCGTCCAGTTCGACGACAACGGCACCGACGACCACCTCTGGCAGCTCGTCTGA
- a CDS encoding sugar ABC transporter ATP-binding protein: protein MAPPEAVPQPPQPAAGPKEASAPGVVGKDAAAPVTGAPQAPAPAAAVLEARSVSKRFPGVVALDDVSFSLRAGETHALVGENGAGKSTLIKVLTGVYRPDEGELRLAGEQITFARPFEAQQAGISTIYQEVNLVPLMSVARNIFLGREPKNRLGLIDFARMHRETTELLDGFGVRVDPKRPLHTLGIGTQQMVALARAVSVNAQVVIMDEPTSSLEPREVETLFRVIEDLRARGIAVLYVSHRMDELYRICDRVTVLRDGRHIHTGDLADLDRMQLVSMMLGRDMAEVRRSGLTNFGSEGHDASRTPVLTATGLSRDHQLHDISLSLYAGEVLGLGGLLGSGRSETAKALAGALSLDSGELGIGGRTLRRLTSAGAIRAGISLLPEDRKAEGIVPGLSVRENIVLAAMPRLSRAGIVSRAKQDRVVDIFMKRLRIKAASPEQKVGELSGGNQQKVLLARWLCLEPKVLLLDEPTRGIDVGAKAEVQSLIDDLAREGLAVLLISSDIEELIEGADRIVVLRGGAVAGELSGDEVAESHLLEVLADHSPAPAGKAPAAKEDPR, encoded by the coding sequence ATGGCACCACCCGAAGCAGTACCGCAGCCGCCGCAGCCGGCCGCCGGCCCGAAGGAGGCATCCGCGCCGGGCGTCGTCGGAAAGGATGCCGCTGCACCGGTCACCGGCGCACCGCAGGCCCCCGCACCGGCCGCGGCAGTCCTCGAAGCCCGCTCGGTGAGCAAGCGATTCCCCGGCGTCGTCGCCCTCGACGATGTCTCCTTCTCCCTGCGTGCCGGGGAGACCCACGCACTCGTCGGGGAGAACGGAGCCGGAAAGTCCACCCTGATCAAGGTGCTGACCGGCGTCTACCGGCCCGACGAGGGCGAACTGCGGCTGGCCGGCGAACAGATCACCTTCGCCCGCCCGTTCGAGGCGCAGCAGGCAGGCATCTCCACGATCTACCAGGAGGTGAACCTCGTCCCGCTGATGAGCGTGGCGCGCAACATCTTCCTCGGCCGGGAGCCCAAGAACCGGCTGGGCCTGATCGACTTCGCCCGGATGCATCGCGAGACGACCGAACTCCTCGACGGCTTCGGCGTACGCGTCGATCCGAAGAGGCCCCTGCACACCCTCGGCATCGGCACCCAGCAGATGGTCGCGCTGGCCCGCGCCGTCTCGGTCAACGCCCAGGTCGTCATCATGGACGAGCCCACCTCCTCGCTGGAGCCGCGCGAGGTCGAGACCCTCTTCCGGGTCATCGAGGACCTGCGCGCACGCGGCATCGCCGTGCTCTACGTCAGCCACCGCATGGACGAGCTCTACCGGATCTGCGACCGCGTCACCGTGCTCCGCGACGGCCGGCACATCCACACCGGGGACCTCGCCGACCTCGACCGCATGCAGCTCGTCTCGATGATGCTCGGCCGCGACATGGCCGAGGTCCGCCGCTCCGGCCTCACCAACTTCGGTTCCGAGGGCCACGACGCCTCCCGCACCCCGGTGCTCACCGCGACCGGCCTCTCCCGCGACCACCAACTGCACGACATATCCCTGTCGTTGTACGCGGGTGAGGTGCTCGGCCTCGGCGGGCTCCTCGGCTCCGGCCGCAGCGAGACAGCCAAGGCCCTGGCCGGCGCACTGAGCCTGGACTCCGGCGAACTCGGCATCGGCGGCCGCACCCTGCGCCGCCTCACCTCCGCAGGCGCCATCCGGGCAGGCATCAGCCTGCTGCCCGAGGACCGCAAGGCCGAAGGCATCGTGCCCGGCCTCTCGGTCCGCGAGAACATCGTGCTGGCCGCGATGCCCCGCCTCTCCCGCGCCGGCATCGTCTCCCGCGCCAAGCAGGACCGCGTCGTCGACATCTTCATGAAGCGGCTGCGGATCAAGGCCGCGAGCCCCGAGCAGAAGGTCGGCGAGCTCTCCGGCGGCAACCAGCAGAAGGTCCTGCTGGCCCGCTGGCTCTGCCTGGAGCCCAAGGTCCTGCTGCTCGACGAACCCACCCGCGGCATCGACGTCGGCGCCAAGGCCGAGGTCCAGAGCCTCATCGACGACCTCGCCCGCGAGGGCCTCGCCGTCCTGCTCATCTCCTCCGACATCGAGGAACTGATCGAGGGCGCCGACCGCATCGTCGTCCTGCGCGGCGGCGCGGTCGCGGGCGAACTGTCGGGTGACGAGGTGGCGGAGAGCCATCTGCTCGAAGTGCTCGCCGACCACTCACCGGCGCCCGCAGGGAAGGCCCCGGCCGCCAAGGAGGACCCCCGATGA
- a CDS encoding ABC transporter substrate-binding protein, producing MMIQRRTRTLAVACLLAATATLAASGCSKSETSDTATTDSSQGAQAAKSPESSSGSGCSLQTYGAPKLDLKNAVVGFSQSEKEANPFRIAETQSIKDEAKKVGVKKLLTTNAQSQLSKQISDIQDMLSQGAQFLIVAPLNSDGLEPALKAAAAKKVPVLTIDRKVNSTACKDYVAFLGSDFVEQGKRAADAMIKTTGGKGKVAILLGASGNNVTTDRTKGFVDQLKAKAPGLEIVAQQTGEFARDKGQQVMEQLIQSKPDITAVYAENDEMGLGAVTALKAAGKKPGKDVKIVSVDGTRNAVQALVNGEYNAVIESNPRFGPLAFATAQKFYGGEEIPENVIITDRAYDESNAKASLGGAF from the coding sequence ATGATGATCCAGCGCCGAACCCGTACCCTCGCCGTGGCCTGCCTCCTCGCCGCCACCGCCACGCTGGCCGCCTCCGGCTGCTCCAAGTCGGAGACCTCGGACACCGCGACCACCGACAGCAGCCAGGGCGCGCAGGCGGCCAAGTCCCCGGAGTCCTCTTCCGGTTCGGGCTGCTCGCTGCAGACCTACGGCGCGCCGAAGCTGGACCTGAAGAACGCCGTGGTCGGCTTCTCCCAGTCGGAGAAGGAGGCCAACCCGTTCCGGATCGCCGAGACCCAGTCCATCAAGGACGAGGCCAAGAAGGTCGGCGTCAAGAAGCTGCTCACCACCAACGCCCAGTCGCAGCTGTCCAAGCAGATCAGCGACATCCAGGACATGCTCTCCCAGGGCGCCCAGTTCCTCATCGTCGCTCCGCTGAACTCCGACGGTCTGGAGCCGGCGCTGAAGGCCGCCGCGGCCAAGAAGGTCCCGGTCCTCACCATTGACCGCAAGGTCAACTCGACCGCCTGCAAGGACTATGTGGCCTTCCTCGGCTCCGACTTCGTGGAGCAGGGCAAGCGCGCCGCGGACGCGATGATCAAGACGACCGGTGGCAAGGGCAAGGTCGCCATCCTGCTCGGCGCCTCGGGCAACAACGTCACCACCGACCGCACCAAGGGCTTCGTCGACCAGCTCAAGGCCAAGGCCCCCGGACTGGAGATCGTCGCCCAGCAGACCGGTGAGTTCGCCCGCGACAAGGGCCAGCAGGTCATGGAACAGCTGATTCAGTCCAAGCCCGACATCACCGCCGTCTACGCCGAGAACGACGAGATGGGCCTCGGCGCCGTCACCGCGCTGAAGGCCGCCGGCAAGAAGCCCGGCAAGGACGTCAAGATCGTCTCCGTCGACGGCACCCGTAACGCCGTCCAGGCCCTGGTCAACGGCGAGTACAACGCCGTCATCGAGTCGAACCCGCGCTTCGGGCCGCTGGCCTTCGCGACCGCCCAGAAGTTCTACGGCGGCGAGGAGATCCCGGAGAACGTCATCATCACCGACCGCGCCTACGACGAGTCCAACGCCAAGGCCTCGCTCGGCGGCGCGTTCTGA
- a CDS encoding GNAT family N-acetyltransferase — MTTVRIEEWEIRRRRYADLSACVAALATVHEADRYPAEWPADPARWLTPDDMLDGWVAMEGPDVLGHVALPRTDHVLAADTGLPPEELASVARLFATASARRRGVARALLDTVTTAAAAEGRRLVLEVEDGGRAAIALYERTGWRRAGSRPGDWTTADGRTALLHTYVAPAEGIC, encoded by the coding sequence ATGACCACCGTGAGGATCGAGGAATGGGAGATCCGGCGCCGTCGATACGCCGACCTGAGCGCGTGCGTGGCAGCACTGGCCACCGTGCACGAGGCGGACCGCTACCCCGCCGAGTGGCCGGCCGACCCGGCACGCTGGCTGACGCCCGATGACATGCTCGATGGCTGGGTGGCCATGGAAGGTCCGGACGTTCTGGGGCATGTGGCACTGCCCCGTACCGACCACGTCCTGGCGGCGGATACGGGACTGCCGCCGGAGGAACTGGCCTCGGTGGCCCGGCTGTTCGCCACGGCGTCGGCCCGTCGGCGCGGCGTGGCACGTGCGCTGCTCGACACCGTGACGACGGCCGCGGCAGCCGAGGGCCGGCGACTGGTCCTGGAGGTGGAGGACGGCGGCAGGGCGGCCATCGCCCTCTACGAACGCACGGGGTGGCGCCGTGCCGGCAGCCGCCCCGGCGACTGGACGACGGCCGACGGCCGGACGGCGCTGCTGCACACGTACGTGGCCCCGGCTGAAGGAATTTGCTAG